A region from the Andrena cerasifolii isolate SP2316 chromosome 11, iyAndCera1_principal, whole genome shotgun sequence genome encodes:
- the Rpb12 gene encoding DNA-directed RNA polymerases I, II, and III subunit Rpb12: MESSKSESTPKQAMVYICGECHHDNEIRPRDPIRCRECGYRIMYKKRTKRLVVFDAR; this comes from the exons ATGGAATCCAGCAAATCTGAATCAACCCCGAAACAGGCTATGGTGTACATTTGCGGAG AATGTCATCATGATAATGAAATACGTCCCAGGGATCCGATTCGATGCAGGGAGTGTGGATACAGAATTATGTATAAGAAACGTACCAAGAGGC TTGTTGTATTTGATGCCCGATAA